The Bacillus sp. FJAT-52991 genome segment CGATAGTGATATTAATTATTATGCTGAAGAAATTGAGAAAGAGATACAAGGTTAAATGAGATTTGTGTGTCGCATTTTTATGACATACGGAAATACGAGAATACGTTGATATAACAGCATTTATAACAATTTTTAAGCCCCCTTCTTACTCTATATTAAATGGTAATTCGGCTGTTTTTAGCAATACTTATTTTACATTTAATTTTTTGTCATTAAGGAGTTGATATTTTTATATTTTATGGGAGGTAATTCACAAGAAAAAGCCTCATTTTCTACTTTTTTACAATGAAAAATCTTCTAGAACTCTGTCCACCATCTCATCATTAATGCCGATATACCACAAAGTAATCGATGGAGCCGAATGACCGAAGATTTGCTGCAACATCGCCACGTCCTTCGTTCGCTGGTAAAAATGATAGCCAAATGTCTTCCTCATGGTGTGGATTCCGATGGCTCCTTCAATACCACACGAGCGAGAAGCCTCGTTAATGATCCTCCAAGCCGTTTCATGCCCGATTGGACCTTTATCAAATAAGAGGTCAGAATCGGCCATTTGGCGTGTATATTTCTCGATTTCCTGTTTGAGTGCCGCCGACATTTTAATTTTCCGAATGTTTCCCGTCTTTTTCTCACGAATTCGCAGATATTCCGTGTCTCGCACATCCATGACCCGCAACGGCAGAATATCGCTGATCCTCAAGCCCGAATTGATACCGAAAGTAAATAAAAAATAATCCCTGTACGATTTATGAAGTAGGTACTCCTTCATTTCCCGGATTTTCTCCGGATCTCGAATAGGTTCCACACTGTTTTGTCCTTGTATACTGGTCATTGAAGATCCTTCATCTCTATCAAAAAACATCTAATATGTTTCATTAAATGCAACAATAGTATTCAACATGTTATATTAAAACTCCTGCTAGGCGTTGCTACAACGAAAACCCCCTTGATCTCCAAGGGGGTTAGTAGTTTCTAGGGGTTGCTTTCGAACACAACATAATATCTTTTATGTTGTATTTGGAACCTTTAATATTTGTTTACATATCTTGTCCAACAATGATTTTCCATCCATTTTCTTGTTGTTTGATAGGAAATGTAAGTTTATCTGAGCTTCCTCCATTACTGGCAACTTCTATAGTAGTTTCAAACTCCGTATCACTTATTTTTTTAAGATTTAGAAGTTTGGTATTTGTAACGTTTTCATCAGTAACGATTACTGAATACTCTTGTTTTTGTTCATCCTTATTTGGAAATCTCAGATCATCAGCATATTTTACTAGTGAAGATACATCCTTTTTTTCTAGAGCCGTTAAATAATTGTTAACAAGTTTTTCAACTTCTTCTTCGGGTTGAACTGTTTTGTTCGTGGAATAACCTCCCAAAATCGTTAACGCTAAAATTCCTGACATGACTGTTAATGGAATTTTTTTCATTTTAACACTCCTTTTTATACAAAATATCACGAAATCCATATTTATACAACTCAACTCTTTTCAAGCCTACTTTTAATCCAAAAGAGTAGGCTTGAATTTATAGTTTTACGAATAACAACATAATAGCCATTATGTTGTGTTAGTAGGTGGGGACATAGTGAGGCTTTTTATGTCCCCACAGTGTAGGTTTTATAACACTGCTATTTTCGGGTTCAGGAATTGTACTTTTTATTATCTGGAAAAAATTTGGTCAACCAGATGAAAGAACCAATGCTATTCATCTTAAAATTATTTCTTGTATGTTTATTACTCAACTTATAATGAATAGTGTATTTATTTCTTTAGTTGATAAAGATATTGAGTGTTTCCGCCAAATCTTTATATTATTTGAAGCCTTTGTATTCTTTGTTGGAGCTATTTATTCGTTTAGATTATATAGAAAAGAATTCAAATAAGTTACTTGCAAAAAACAATAGTGATTTTGAGTTGCAAGAAGAATAGAACGTTTGAATTTGGAAGAGAAAAAATATATGAAGATTCTTTCCTTGATTTCTTCGAATAAACGTAGATTCGAAGAAATCAAGGAAAGTTGTTATATTATTCTTGGAGTAGAGTTAGAAAAATGAGAATAAGGACATTCCAATATAAGAAAGCCCAATTTCCCAATATTAAAATTGAGAAATTGGGCTTTTTTTATACTTACGGCAGCATTCTTTTATGTTCAGTAGCTAAGGCATAGGAATGGTATAGGCTTTCATTCTTGTCCTTTGATGCCCCCTGAATGAGCTTCATTTCATCATCGGTTAATTCTTTTATAGATGATTGTATATGTTCATTTTGATCCCATGATTTTAATTTTCGCCGCGATTGAAAAAAGAACTTCATTTTTTGATGCCTCCTATCATTAATGATTTTTAAGTAATTGCCCAAATGTTAATCGCTGATCGGTTTTGAGAACGCCTTTCGGGTATATTTTCGCCGCTAATAAGGAGAAGAGTGCGATACTTACTAGCATGGACCCGATAGAGAGTATTATTTCGAGTGGCGAGACCACTTCGTTTACAATTCTAACCATTAAACTAATGGGAGCTGTAAATGGAATATACGATGTAATTCTAGCTGTTGCTCCTTCTGGATGGTCAATAACAAAGAACATCTCAACCACTAAACTGGCCATTAAAATAATGGTAATAGGCAGTGTGCTACTAGATAATTCCTCAGGCCGGCTTGCCATGGACCCAATGACGGCAAATAGTGCTGCGTAAATAAAGTAGCCGAGGATAAAGAA includes the following:
- a CDS encoding site-specific integrase, which gives rise to MTSIQGQNSVEPIRDPEKIREMKEYLLHKSYRDYFLFTFGINSGLRISDILPLRVMDVRDTEYLRIREKKTGNIRKIKMSAALKQEIEKYTRQMADSDLLFDKGPIGHETAWRIINEASRSCGIEGAIGIHTMRKTFGYHFYQRTKDVAMLQQIFGHSAPSITLWYIGINDEMVDRVLEDFSL
- a CDS encoding 6-aminohexanoate hydrolase; its protein translation is MTLLFSGSGIVLFIIWKKFGQPDERTNAIHLKIISCMFITQLIMNSVFISLVDKDIECFRQIFILFEAFVFFVGAIYSFRLYRKEFK